In the genome of Massilia sp. PAMC28688, one region contains:
- a CDS encoding nitrate reductase yields MNLAPIPMAVRSTCPYCGVGCGVTATPMPDGAIAIAGDSSHMANRGRLCVKGAALGETLGTYGRLLQPRVRGEDGMRQVDWDEAIGRVATGFAEIIAEHGPDAVALYVSGQLLTEDYYVANKFMKGYVGSANIDTNSRLCMSSSVAGHKRAFGGDLVPGCYDDFDEADMIVLVGANSAWCHPILFQRIARLKETRPEVKIVVVDPRRTATCEIADLHLPVKPGTDVWLFNGLLSYLARSSACDDLFLAQHTNGAAEAIKAADVELLEVARQCRLDAHGLLQFYRLFEATARVVTAFSQGVNQSSAGTDKVNSIINCHLITGRIGKPGMGPFSLTGQPNAMGGREVGGLANMLAAHMELANPSHRDLVQQFWDSPRMASKPGLKAVDLFQAIEEGKVKAVWIIATNPMVSLPDANQVQRALEKCELVVVSDIVANTDTSAFADVLLPALGWGEKDGTVTNSERCISRQRAFMPAPGQARADWRIVCDVARRMGFAGFDFAFVHEVFDEHARLSGHRNEEGSKRVFNLAGLAGMDGRQYDQLEPVQWPVLAGGAGTARLFGDGRFAHADGKACLIATVPRGPHNAVTPEFPLALNTGRVRDQWHTMTRTGRAPRLADHTAESFIDMHPQDALRYGVREGELARVSSQWGAMVARVRHGGGIARGAIFVPIHWNGQTASDARVGTLVNPVVDPVSGEPEFKHTPVKVERFGVTWHAFVLSRSELALDGVAHWTRVQGRGFVRYEMAGRGALADAGAWARQLLGVTDPDADWVDYQDRSDGVYRAVHVVGERIEQCIFLSPRPDLPGRAWLAQLFSGAELTQAERAGMLSGRAAGLRADAGPTVCSCFGVGRTTICEAIVANDLTTVAQVTACVKAGGNCGSCVPEIKVILLETRHKETA; encoded by the coding sequence ATGAACCTGGCCCCGATTCCCATGGCTGTGCGCAGCACCTGTCCTTATTGCGGCGTTGGCTGCGGTGTGACGGCTACCCCGATGCCGGACGGCGCCATTGCCATTGCGGGCGACAGCAGCCATATGGCCAACCGCGGCCGCCTGTGCGTCAAGGGTGCGGCCCTGGGCGAGACGCTGGGGACGTATGGGCGGCTGCTGCAGCCGCGCGTGCGGGGCGAGGACGGCATGCGGCAGGTGGACTGGGACGAGGCGATCGGGCGAGTGGCGACCGGTTTTGCCGAGATCATTGCCGAACACGGGCCGGACGCGGTGGCGCTGTACGTATCCGGCCAGCTGCTGACGGAAGACTACTACGTGGCCAACAAGTTCATGAAGGGCTACGTGGGCAGCGCCAACATCGACACCAACTCGCGCCTGTGCATGTCGTCCAGCGTGGCAGGGCACAAGCGCGCCTTTGGCGGCGACCTGGTGCCGGGATGCTATGACGATTTTGACGAGGCTGACATGATCGTGCTGGTGGGGGCCAACAGCGCATGGTGCCATCCCATCCTGTTCCAGCGCATCGCGCGGCTCAAGGAGACGCGTCCCGAGGTGAAGATCGTGGTAGTGGACCCGCGCCGCACGGCCACCTGCGAAATCGCGGACCTGCATTTGCCGGTCAAGCCGGGCACCGACGTATGGCTGTTCAATGGGCTGCTCAGCTACCTGGCGCGCAGCAGCGCCTGCGACGACCTGTTCCTGGCGCAGCACACCAATGGCGCGGCCGAGGCGATCAAGGCGGCCGATGTCGAACTGCTGGAAGTGGCCAGGCAGTGCCGGCTCGATGCCCATGGCCTGCTTCAGTTCTACCGCCTGTTCGAGGCCACGGCCAGGGTGGTGACGGCGTTTTCGCAGGGCGTGAACCAGTCGTCGGCCGGCACCGACAAGGTCAACAGCATCATCAACTGCCACCTCATCACGGGGCGCATCGGCAAACCCGGCATGGGTCCCTTCTCGCTGACCGGGCAACCCAACGCCATGGGCGGGCGTGAAGTGGGCGGGCTGGCCAACATGCTGGCGGCGCACATGGAGTTGGCCAATCCGTCGCACCGGGACCTGGTGCAGCAGTTCTGGGACTCGCCACGCATGGCCAGCAAGCCAGGCCTGAAAGCGGTGGATCTGTTCCAGGCCATTGAAGAAGGCAAGGTCAAGGCAGTGTGGATCATCGCGACCAATCCCATGGTGAGTCTGCCGGACGCAAACCAGGTCCAGCGGGCGCTGGAAAAATGCGAGCTGGTGGTGGTGTCGGACATCGTGGCCAATACCGATACGAGCGCCTTTGCCGACGTGCTGCTGCCGGCACTGGGCTGGGGTGAAAAGGACGGGACGGTCACCAATTCGGAGCGCTGCATCTCGCGCCAGCGCGCATTCATGCCGGCGCCGGGGCAGGCGCGCGCCGACTGGCGCATCGTGTGCGATGTGGCGCGGCGCATGGGCTTTGCGGGATTCGATTTCGCGTTCGTGCACGAAGTGTTCGACGAACATGCGCGCCTGTCAGGCCATCGCAATGAAGAGGGCAGCAAACGGGTATTCAACCTGGCCGGTCTGGCGGGCATGGATGGGCGCCAGTATGACCAGCTCGAACCTGTACAGTGGCCGGTGCTGGCCGGGGGCGCGGGGACGGCGCGCCTGTTCGGCGACGGCCGCTTCGCCCATGCCGACGGCAAGGCCTGCCTGATTGCCACGGTGCCGCGCGGGCCGCACAACGCGGTAACGCCCGAGTTTCCCTTGGCGCTGAACACGGGGCGGGTGCGCGATCAGTGGCATACCATGACGCGCACCGGGCGCGCACCGCGGCTGGCCGACCATACGGCCGAATCATTCATCGACATGCATCCCCAGGACGCGCTGCGCTATGGCGTGCGCGAAGGGGAGCTGGCCCGCGTGTCGAGCCAGTGGGGCGCGATGGTGGCGCGGGTACGCCATGGTGGCGGCATCGCGCGCGGGGCCATCTTTGTCCCGATCCACTGGAACGGCCAGACGGCCTCGGATGCGCGCGTGGGCACCCTGGTCAATCCGGTGGTCGATCCGGTGTCGGGCGAGCCGGAATTCAAGCACACGCCGGTGAAGGTCGAGCGTTTCGGGGTCACCTGGCATGCGTTCGTGCTCAGCCGGTCGGAACTGGCGCTGGACGGCGTGGCGCACTGGACGCGGGTGCAAGGGCGCGGCTTTGTGCGCTATGAAATGGCGGGGCGCGGGGCGCTGGCAGATGCCGGCGCCTGGGCACGCCAATTGCTGGGCGTGACCGATCCGGACGCCGACTGGGTGGATTACCAGGATCGCAGCGATGGCGTGTACCGGGCGGTCCATGTGGTCGGCGAGCGCATCGAACAGTGCATCTTCCTGTCGCCGCGGCCTGACTTGCCCGGCCGCGCCTGGCTGGCGCAACTGTTTTCGGGTGCCGAACTGACCCAGGCCGAGCGTGCCGGCATGTTGTCGGGCCGGGCAGCCGGGCTGCGCGCCGACGCCGGTCCCACCGTGTGTTCCTGTTTCGGCGTGGGCCGCACGACGATTTGCGAGGCCATTGTGGCCAATGACTTGACGACGGTGGCCCAGGTGACGGCCTGCGTCAAGGCAGGCGGCAACTGCGGCTCTTGTGTGC